A genomic stretch from Desulfolutivibrio sulfodismutans DSM 3696 includes:
- a CDS encoding type III pantothenate kinase, which yields MPNGPVSLLVDAGNTNLKIGVADADGLFASYVLPTDKTATPDSLGLSLSSLATHAGIAPTAVASATVSSVVPPVDPILAQACERYFNASPRFVPRDVPVPLENRYARPHEVGADRLVTAFAGRMAAETPVVIVVDFGTATTFDCVKGNAFLGGLICPGLFSSLRALSLDTAKLPHIALDAGHGGLSIGQSTAECLSQGFLHGFAAMVEGVGRLLIKHLGEPATILATGGFAAKLAPLCPSFSKVRPDLLLEGLFLLSRHGSVPAADG from the coding sequence ATGCCAAACGGCCCTGTCTCCCTGCTTGTGGACGCGGGCAACACCAACCTCAAAATCGGCGTGGCCGACGCGGACGGGCTGTTTGCGTCCTATGTCCTGCCCACGGACAAGACCGCCACCCCGGACAGCCTGGGCCTGTCCCTGTCTTCATTGGCGACCCATGCCGGGATCGCGCCCACGGCCGTGGCCTCGGCGACGGTCTCAAGCGTGGTGCCGCCCGTGGACCCCATCCTGGCCCAGGCCTGCGAGCGCTATTTCAACGCCTCCCCCCGCTTCGTGCCCCGGGATGTGCCTGTGCCCCTGGAAAACCGCTACGCCCGGCCCCACGAGGTGGGCGCCGACCGGCTGGTCACGGCCTTCGCCGGGCGCATGGCCGCCGAGACCCCGGTGGTGATCGTCGTGGATTTCGGCACAGCCACCACCTTCGACTGTGTCAAGGGCAACGCCTTTCTGGGCGGGCTCATCTGCCCTGGGCTTTTTTCCAGCCTGCGGGCCCTGTCCCTGGACACGGCCAAGCTGCCGCACATCGCCCTGGACGCGGGCCATGGCGGCCTGTCCATCGGGCAAAGCACGGCGGAATGCCTAAGCCAGGGATTTTTGCACGGATTCGCAGCCATGGTCGAGGGCGTGGGGAGGCTTTTGATCAAACACCTGGGGGAACCGGCCACCATCCTGGCCACGGGGGGGTTCGCCGCCAAACTGGCCCCCCTATGCCCCTCATTCTCAAAGGTCCGCCCGGACCTGCTCCTGGAAGGCCTCTTCCTGCTCTCCCGCCACGGCAGCGTCCCGGCCGCCGACGGCTGA